A window from Thermomonas aquatica encodes these proteins:
- a CDS encoding lipid-A-disaccharide synthase N-terminal domain-containing protein, which yields MNTAIPWLEWTGIHMSPWKLIGLVGALMFGGRWLVQFIASKRHGKPVIPRLFWYMSILGSLMTLAYFIFGKNDAVGILQNLFPSFTACYSLYLDIKHRGWHRDRNDH from the coding sequence ATGAATACCGCCATCCCGTGGCTGGAATGGACCGGCATCCACATGTCGCCGTGGAAGCTGATCGGCCTGGTCGGCGCGCTGATGTTCGGCGGCCGCTGGCTGGTCCAGTTCATCGCCAGCAAGCGCCACGGCAAGCCGGTGATCCCGCGCCTGTTCTGGTACATGAGCATCCTCGGCAGCCTGATGACGCTGGCCTATTTCATCTTCGGCAAGAACGACGCGGTCGGCATCCTGCAAAACCTGTTCCCCAGCTTCACCGCCTGCTACAGCCTCTATCTCGACATCAAGCACCGCGGCTGGCACCGCGACCGCAACGACCATTGA
- the rpmG gene encoding 50S ribosomal protein L33, whose translation MASKRDKIRLISTAGTGHFYTTDKNKKNTPNKMEVSKYDPVVRKHVPYKEGKIK comes from the coding sequence ATGGCAAGCAAGCGCGACAAGATCCGTCTGATCTCCACGGCCGGCACCGGCCACTTCTACACCACCGACAAGAACAAGAAGAACACGCCGAACAAGATGGAGGTCAGCAAGTACGACCCCGTCGTGCGCAAGCATGTTCCGTACAAGGAAGGCAAGATCAAGTAA
- a CDS encoding slipin family protein, producing the protein MFWSKRIVIGDGERALLYRNRQFERVLEPGVHRMFDPLKRIEVRTYNIAAPEYAGHDVDALIARLGERLGETFVFADIGADEVGLVAKNGKLEDVLAPGSRRLYWRGLVKVEVERVSLATGLAVRSDVANRLRQLGTLGKLAVVADVPAESAGLVFIDGKLVQVLGAGNHAFWNFRKNVAVDVIELRVQSLEVSGQELLTRDKVSLRVNLAASIRVTDPVAARTRVAKFGDYVYRELQFGLRKAIAAKTLDELLGDKASLDADIFGYVRGRVTELGIEVLGVGVKDVILPGEMKDILNSVVQAEKAAQANVIRRREEANATRSLLNTAKLIEDSPVLMRLKELETLEKVTEKIDKLTVFGGLDGVLKQLVTMK; encoded by the coding sequence ATGTTCTGGAGCAAGAGGATCGTGATCGGCGATGGCGAGCGCGCCCTGCTGTATCGCAACCGCCAGTTCGAGCGCGTGCTGGAGCCGGGCGTGCACCGCATGTTCGACCCGCTCAAGCGCATCGAGGTGCGTACCTACAACATCGCCGCGCCGGAGTACGCCGGCCACGACGTGGACGCGCTGATCGCGCGCCTCGGCGAGCGGCTGGGCGAGACCTTCGTGTTCGCCGACATCGGCGCCGACGAGGTCGGCCTGGTGGCGAAGAACGGCAAGCTGGAGGACGTGCTGGCGCCGGGTTCGCGTCGCTTGTATTGGCGCGGGCTGGTGAAGGTCGAGGTCGAGCGCGTGTCGCTGGCCACGGGCCTGGCGGTGCGCAGCGATGTCGCCAACCGCCTGCGCCAGCTCGGCACGCTGGGCAAGCTCGCCGTCGTGGCGGACGTGCCGGCGGAGTCGGCGGGCCTGGTGTTCATCGACGGCAAGCTGGTGCAGGTGCTGGGTGCGGGCAACCACGCGTTCTGGAACTTCCGCAAGAACGTGGCGGTGGACGTGATCGAGTTGCGCGTGCAGTCGCTGGAGGTCTCGGGCCAGGAGTTGCTGACCCGCGACAAGGTCAGCCTGCGCGTCAACCTGGCCGCCAGCATCCGCGTCACCGACCCGGTGGCCGCGCGCACCAGGGTCGCGAAGTTCGGCGACTACGTGTACCGCGAGCTGCAGTTCGGCCTGCGCAAGGCGATCGCCGCCAAGACGCTGGACGAGCTGCTCGGCGACAAGGCCTCGCTCGATGCCGACATCTTCGGCTACGTGCGCGGCCGGGTGACCGAGCTGGGCATCGAGGTGCTTGGCGTCGGCGTCAAGGACGTGATCCTGCCGGGCGAGATGAAGGACATCCTCAACAGCGTGGTGCAGGCGGAGAAGGCGGCGCAGGCCAACGTGATCCGCCGTCGCGAGGAGGCGAACGCCACGCGTTCCCTGCTCAACACCGCCAAGCTGATCGAGGACAGCCCGGTGCTGATGCGTCTGAAGGAGCTCGAGACCCTGGAGAAGGTCACCGAGAAGATCGACAAGCTCACCGTGTTCGGCGGCCTGGATGGCGTGCTGAAGCAGCTGGTGACGATGAAGTGA
- a CDS encoding ParB/RepB/Spo0J family partition protein yields MTAGKDAAKSAAKKRGLGRGLEALLGPKAAAEAPPLQAMPGDQLRTLPVDAMVPGKFQPRRSMDDARLEELASSIKAQGVIQPIVVREHIGAGGKGGRTYEIIAGERRWRASQRAGLTEVPAVIRVVDDRTVVAMALIENIQREDLNPLEEAQALQRLIDEFDLTHAAAAEAVGRSRAAVSNLLRLLELPAEIRVLVQTGALEMGHARALLSLAVPMAISLAKQAAEHGWSVREVEHRVQQLASGKVPAAKKPAAAKPKPQADILALERELSETLGSRVDVQHGRGNKGKLVIHYGNLEALDGVLERLRNKS; encoded by the coding sequence ATGACCGCCGGCAAGGACGCTGCGAAAAGCGCGGCCAAGAAGCGCGGCCTGGGCCGCGGCCTGGAAGCCCTGCTCGGCCCCAAGGCCGCCGCCGAGGCGCCGCCGCTGCAGGCGATGCCGGGCGACCAGCTGCGCACCCTGCCGGTGGATGCGATGGTCCCGGGCAAGTTCCAGCCGCGGCGCTCGATGGATGACGCGCGGCTGGAGGAACTCGCGTCCTCGATCAAGGCGCAGGGCGTGATCCAGCCGATCGTGGTGCGCGAACACATCGGCGCCGGCGGCAAGGGCGGCCGCACCTACGAAATCATCGCCGGCGAACGCCGCTGGCGCGCCTCGCAACGCGCCGGCCTGACCGAAGTGCCGGCGGTGATCCGGGTGGTCGACGACCGCACCGTGGTGGCGATGGCGCTGATCGAGAACATCCAGCGCGAAGACCTCAACCCGCTGGAGGAAGCGCAGGCGCTGCAGCGCCTGATCGACGAATTCGACCTGACCCATGCCGCCGCCGCCGAGGCGGTGGGCCGCTCGCGCGCCGCGGTCAGCAACCTGCTGCGCCTGCTCGAACTGCCGGCCGAGATCCGCGTGCTGGTGCAGACCGGCGCGCTGGAAATGGGCCATGCGCGCGCCCTGTTGTCGCTGGCGGTGCCGATGGCGATCTCGCTGGCCAAGCAGGCCGCCGAACACGGCTGGTCGGTGCGCGAGGTGGAGCATCGCGTGCAGCAGCTGGCCAGCGGCAAGGTGCCGGCGGCGAAGAAACCGGCGGCGGCGAAACCGAAACCGCAGGCCGACATCCTCGCGCTGGAGCGCGAGCTGTCGGAAACCCTGGGCAGCCGGGTGGACGTGCAGCACGGCCGCGGCAACAAGGGCAAGCTGGTGATCCACTACGGCAACCTCGAAGCACTCGACGGCGTGCTGGAACGCCTGCGCAACAAGTCCTGA
- a CDS encoding DUF885 domain-containing protein — protein MLRSGHFAAGCRPVKAFALACCLLLPIAAQAATPPAANAADQAFETLYKAEWDWRMQQAPGYDEDSDNSSRKPSTTLADVGPEAQAKRLAYLDGVLKRLDGIDAAKLSPAQQVNFAVYRPQIAHMAASIRFRDYEMPFNSDSSFWSDLGFMARADLRDADAYRAYAARLRDVPRYFDQQTANMRAGLARGFSVPRAVLAGRDGSIAMVAELKNPEDAAFWGPYRKMPATIPAAEQETLRAEGRAAIRDAVIPAFARLLAFFRDEYMPKARSTLAAEAMPDGEAWYREQIGSYTTLDLSPDQIHAIGLQEVAAIRAEMERIIDQVGFKGTSKETRFADFLAFLRSDPQFYAKTPQDLLDRAAWISKRVDGEVGKLIGTLPRGRFTIVEVPADIAPFWTAGRGGADTYWLNTYDLPSRPLYNLPALTLHESSPGHSLQQSLVREQGELPDFRKEYISAYGEGWGLYSEWLGKEMGIYETPYEDFGRLTYAMWRACRLVIDTGVHHKGWTRDQAIAYLRDNTALSEHEVTTEVDRYISWPGQALSYKLGELAIRRLRAEAEAALGPKFDVRAFHDAVLSQGSVPLPVLESQIRAYIASAKAAPAK, from the coding sequence ATGCTACGATCCGGCCACTTCGCCGCCGGATGCCGCCCCGTGAAAGCCTTCGCCCTCGCCTGCTGCCTGTTGCTGCCGATCGCCGCGCAGGCCGCGACGCCGCCCGCCGCGAACGCCGCCGACCAGGCCTTCGAGACCCTCTACAAGGCGGAGTGGGACTGGCGCATGCAGCAGGCGCCGGGCTACGACGAGGACAGCGACAACAGCAGCCGCAAGCCCTCGACCACGCTGGCCGATGTCGGCCCGGAGGCGCAGGCGAAGCGCTTGGCCTACCTCGATGGCGTGCTGAAACGGCTCGACGGCATCGACGCGGCGAAGCTGTCGCCGGCGCAGCAGGTGAATTTCGCGGTGTACCGCCCGCAGATCGCGCACATGGCGGCCTCGATCCGCTTCCGCGACTACGAGATGCCATTCAATTCCGACAGTTCGTTCTGGTCGGACCTCGGCTTCATGGCCCGCGCCGACCTGCGCGACGCCGACGCCTATCGCGCCTACGCCGCGCGCCTGCGCGACGTGCCGCGCTACTTCGACCAGCAGACCGCCAACATGCGCGCCGGCCTTGCGCGCGGCTTCAGCGTGCCGCGCGCGGTGCTGGCCGGCCGCGACGGCTCGATCGCGATGGTCGCGGAACTGAAGAACCCCGAGGACGCCGCGTTCTGGGGCCCGTACCGGAAGATGCCGGCGACGATTCCCGCGGCGGAACAGGAAACACTGCGCGCCGAGGGCCGCGCCGCGATCCGCGACGCGGTGATCCCCGCCTTCGCCCGGCTGCTGGCGTTCTTCCGCGACGAGTACATGCCGAAGGCGCGCAGCACGCTGGCCGCCGAGGCGATGCCGGACGGCGAAGCCTGGTACCGCGAGCAGATCGGCAGCTACACCACGCTGGACCTGTCGCCCGACCAGATCCATGCCATCGGCCTGCAGGAAGTCGCCGCGATCCGCGCCGAAATGGAACGCATCATCGACCAGGTCGGCTTCAAGGGAACCTCGAAGGAGACGCGCTTCGCCGACTTCCTCGCCTTCCTGCGCAGCGATCCGCAGTTCTACGCGAAGACGCCGCAGGACCTGCTCGATCGCGCCGCATGGATCAGCAAGCGGGTGGATGGCGAAGTCGGCAAGCTGATCGGCACCTTGCCGCGCGGGCGCTTCACCATCGTCGAAGTGCCGGCGGACATCGCCCCGTTCTGGACCGCCGGCCGCGGCGGTGCGGATACCTACTGGCTCAACACCTACGACCTGCCCAGCCGCCCGCTGTACAACCTGCCGGCGCTGACCCTGCACGAATCCTCGCCCGGCCATTCGCTGCAGCAGTCGCTGGTGCGCGAACAGGGCGAGCTGCCGGATTTCCGCAAGGAGTACATCAGCGCCTATGGCGAGGGCTGGGGCCTGTACTCGGAATGGCTGGGCAAGGAGATGGGCATCTACGAAACCCCGTACGAGGATTTCGGCCGCCTGACCTATGCGATGTGGCGCGCCTGCCGGCTGGTGATCGACACCGGCGTCCACCACAAGGGCTGGACCCGCGACCAGGCCATCGCCTACCTGCGCGACAACACCGCCCTGTCCGAACACGAGGTCACCACCGAGGTCGACCGCTACATCAGCTGGCCCGGCCAGGCGCTGAGCTACAAGCTGGGCGAGCTGGCGATCCGCCGCCTGCGCGCCGAGGCCGAGGCCGCGCTGGGCCCGAAATTCGATGTCCGCGCCTTCCACGATGCCGTGCTGTCGCAGGGCTCGGTGCCGTTGCCGGTGCTGGAATCGCAGATCCGGGCGTATATCGCCAGCGCGAAGGCGGCGCCGGCGAAATAG
- a CDS encoding ParA family protein: MARIIAIANQKGGVGKTTTAVNLAASLARAPKRVLLVDLDPQGNATMGSGVDKRELEASITDVLLGEAQAREVIVRCEDGYDLLPGNIDLTAAEIRLMDAAGREQKLKQALETVRAGYDFIIVDCPPSLSLLTLNALNASDSVLVPMQCEYYALEGLSALLDTIEALKGRLNPQLEIEGVLRTMYDVRNNLANAVSAELTNHFGELVFRTIIPRNVRLAEAPSHGQSIIGYDKASRGGVAYLGLAGELLRRQREREQGNASKEKAA; encoded by the coding sequence ATGGCCCGCATCATCGCCATCGCCAACCAGAAGGGCGGGGTCGGCAAGACCACGACCGCGGTCAACCTGGCCGCATCGCTCGCCCGCGCGCCCAAGCGCGTGCTGCTGGTCGACCTGGATCCGCAGGGCAACGCGACCATGGGCAGCGGCGTCGACAAGCGCGAGCTCGAGGCCTCGATCACCGACGTGCTGCTGGGCGAAGCGCAGGCGCGCGAGGTGATCGTGCGCTGCGAGGACGGCTACGACCTGCTGCCCGGCAACATCGACCTGACCGCGGCCGAGATCCGGCTGATGGACGCGGCCGGCCGCGAGCAGAAGCTCAAGCAGGCGCTGGAAACGGTGCGCGCCGGCTACGACTTCATCATCGTCGACTGTCCGCCCTCGCTGTCGCTGCTCACCCTCAACGCGTTGAACGCCTCCGATTCGGTGCTGGTGCCGATGCAGTGCGAGTACTACGCGCTGGAAGGCCTGAGCGCGCTGCTCGACACCATCGAGGCGCTGAAGGGCCGGCTCAACCCGCAGCTCGAGATCGAAGGCGTATTGCGCACCATGTACGACGTGCGCAACAACCTGGCCAACGCGGTCTCGGCCGAACTCACCAACCATTTCGGCGAGCTGGTGTTCCGCACCATCATCCCGCGCAACGTGCGCCTGGCCGAGGCGCCCAGCCACGGCCAGAGCATCATCGGCTACGACAAGGCCAGCCGTGGCGGCGTGGCCTACCTGGGCCTGGCCGGCGAACTGCTGCGCCGCCAGCGCGAGCGCGAACAAGGCAACGCCAGCAAGGAGAAGGCCGCATGA
- a CDS encoding RtcB family protein, with protein MQTQSQFELLHAEDSATPIKGWVHGVPLEPQAHEQLRNIASIPFVGPWVAVMPDVHLGKGATVGSVIPTRGAIIPAAVGVDIGCGMAAVRTTLRASDLPDDLGPLRNSIERSVPVGNGRGGEHWKLPDGIETRVAQSGLVQRLDAIQQKHRKIRTDKLDRQIGTLGGGNHFIELCLDESDAVWVMLHSGSRGTGNLIGSYFIERAREELGKRVLGFHVPDKDLAFFLQGEPLFDDYVEAVSWAQDYARENREAMMARVLHEMRHRLPKFQLEKMAVNCHHNYVQQEMHGGVDLLVTRKGAVSARAGELGIIPGSMGAKSFIVRGLGNADSFHSCSHGAGRVMSRTAARAQITLAQHRQATAHVECRKDAGVIDESPAAYKDIDAVMAAQSDLVEIVHTLRQVVCVKG; from the coding sequence ATGCAAACCCAATCGCAATTCGAACTGCTGCACGCCGAGGACAGCGCCACCCCGATCAAGGGCTGGGTGCACGGCGTGCCGCTGGAGCCGCAGGCGCACGAGCAACTGCGCAACATCGCGTCGATCCCGTTCGTCGGGCCGTGGGTCGCGGTGATGCCGGACGTGCACCTGGGAAAGGGCGCGACCGTGGGCTCGGTGATCCCGACCCGCGGCGCGATCATCCCGGCCGCGGTCGGCGTCGACATCGGCTGCGGCATGGCCGCGGTGCGCACCACCCTGCGCGCCAGCGACCTGCCCGACGACCTCGGCCCGCTGCGCAACTCGATCGAGCGCAGCGTGCCGGTCGGCAACGGCCGCGGTGGCGAGCACTGGAAGCTGCCGGACGGCATCGAGACCCGCGTCGCGCAGTCGGGACTGGTCCAGCGGCTGGACGCGATCCAGCAGAAGCACCGCAAGATCCGCACCGACAAGCTCGACCGGCAGATCGGGACGCTGGGCGGCGGCAACCACTTCATCGAGTTGTGCCTCGACGAGAGCGATGCGGTGTGGGTGATGCTGCACAGCGGTTCGCGCGGCACTGGCAACCTGATCGGCAGCTACTTCATCGAGCGGGCGCGCGAGGAGCTGGGCAAGCGCGTGCTCGGTTTCCACGTGCCGGACAAGGACCTCGCGTTCTTCCTGCAGGGCGAGCCCCTGTTCGACGACTACGTGGAGGCGGTGTCGTGGGCGCAGGACTACGCCCGCGAGAACCGCGAGGCGATGATGGCGCGGGTGCTGCACGAAATGCGCCATCGCCTGCCGAAGTTCCAGCTGGAAAAGATGGCGGTGAACTGCCACCACAACTACGTGCAGCAGGAGATGCATGGCGGCGTGGACTTGCTGGTCACCCGCAAGGGTGCGGTGAGCGCGCGTGCCGGCGAGCTCGGGATCATCCCGGGCAGCATGGGCGCGAAGAGCTTCATCGTGCGTGGGCTGGGCAACGCGGACAGCTTCCACAGCTGCAGCCACGGTGCCGGCCGCGTGATGAGCCGTACCGCCGCGCGCGCGCAGATCACCCTGGCCCAGCATCGGCAGGCCACCGCCCACGTCGAGTGCCGCAAGGACGCCGGCGTGATCGACGAGTCGCCGGCCGCGTACAAGGACATCGACGCGGTGATGGCGGCGCAGTCCGACCTGGTGGAAATCGTGCACACGCTGCGCCAGGTGGTGTGCGTGAAGGGATGA
- the rpmB gene encoding 50S ribosomal protein L28 encodes MSKVCQVTGKRTTTGNNVSHSNRKTRRRFQPNLHERRFWVASENRWVKLRVSAAALRTIDKNGIDAVLADLRKQGDKV; translated from the coding sequence GTGTCCAAAGTCTGCCAAGTTACCGGCAAGCGCACGACGACCGGCAACAATGTCTCGCATTCCAACCGCAAGACCCGTCGTCGCTTCCAGCCCAACCTCCACGAGCGCCGCTTCTGGGTCGCTTCCGAGAACCGTTGGGTCAAGCTCCGCGTTTCCGCCGCGGCCCTGCGCACCATCGACAAGAACGGCATCGATGCCGTCTTGGCCGACCTGCGCAAGCAGGGCGACAAGGTCTAA
- a CDS encoding glycosyltransferase family 2 protein, with protein MSATPQLSVVVPVHNEEDNVAPLVGEIVAALRGKIDFEIVYVDDTSKDATLARLRELQATVPELRVIRHLSNAGQSTAVRNGVKAARGAWIATLDGDGQNDPADIPKLVEKRDAGDAQTKLYAGWRVNRQDSGSKRWASKWANAIRSRMLRDSTPDTGCGIKLFEREAFLDLPYFDHMHRYLPALMQRAGWKTVSVPVNHRHRTAGVSKYNNLNRALVGIKDLRGVAWLILRSRRTAVEELPR; from the coding sequence ATGAGCGCAACGCCGCAGCTTTCGGTCGTGGTGCCGGTGCACAACGAGGAAGACAACGTCGCCCCGCTGGTCGGCGAGATCGTCGCCGCGCTGCGCGGCAAGATCGACTTCGAGATCGTCTACGTCGACGACACCTCGAAGGACGCCACGCTGGCCCGCCTGCGCGAACTGCAGGCGACCGTGCCGGAATTGCGGGTGATCCGCCACCTCAGCAACGCCGGGCAGAGCACCGCGGTGCGCAACGGGGTCAAGGCCGCCCGCGGCGCATGGATCGCCACGCTTGATGGCGATGGCCAGAACGACCCCGCCGACATCCCCAAGCTGGTCGAAAAGCGCGATGCCGGCGACGCGCAGACCAAGCTGTACGCCGGTTGGCGGGTGAACCGCCAGGACTCCGGCAGCAAGCGCTGGGCCTCGAAGTGGGCGAACGCGATCCGCAGCCGCATGCTGCGCGATTCCACGCCGGACACCGGCTGCGGGATCAAGCTGTTCGAGCGCGAAGCCTTCCTCGACCTGCCCTACTTCGACCACATGCACCGCTACCTGCCGGCGCTGATGCAGCGCGCCGGCTGGAAGACCGTCAGCGTGCCGGTCAACCACCGCCACCGCACCGCCGGCGTGTCCAAGTACAACAACCTCAACCGCGCGCTGGTCGGGATCAAGGACCTGCGCGGCGTGGCCTGGCTGATCCTGCGCAGCCGCCGCACCGCGGTGGAAGAGTTGCCGCGATGA